A window of Polaromonas hydrogenivorans contains these coding sequences:
- a CDS encoding heavy metal translocating P-type ATPase: protein MTDCCNQPSHTPAIADLPAAPVPAGATRFRIPAMDCAVEEADIRRVLADVPGIRSLNFQLVARTLTIDAQAEALEAAVSAIGKAGYKMQPFADAGAVGETHGGHDHDHGGLPSGLPRLAGALVLAGVAEAISFFAPAGLPWMLAGMAVALAAIFMAGLEVYQKGLTALFRRRLNINALMTVAVTGAFLIGQWPEAAMVMALYSIAELIEAMAVDRARNAIKGLMALAPEEAELRQPDGQWTSVPLNDVPLGATVRVRPGGRIPLDGLVTAGASAVDQASVTGESLPVDKAAGDSVFGGTISQTGELELRVTAAASDSTLARIIHAVEQAQGARAPTQTFIDRFAAIYTPTVFMLALAVAVLTPLALDWTWLEALYKALVLLVIACPCALVVSTPVTVVSGLTTAARRGILIKGGTYLEDARRLKAVALDKTGTITQGKPVLVAWQAWNGADQAEVGRLAATLAARSDHPVSSAIAQGLQAGNPQSALPAEVVEMLEALSGRGVQGQIGGQPYALGNHRLMEERQQCSPALEAALALHEQQGRTVTLLASGQGVLGIFAVADTIKESSRQAIAELKALGVTPVMLSGDNAATASAVAAQAGIIDVRGNLLPEEKLVAIRQLQGQYGATGMIGDGINDAPALAQADIGFAMGGAGTDIAIEAADVVIMNDNLRRIAETVRLSRRTHAVLWQNIALALGIKAVFFVLAVFGSATMWMAVFADMGASLLVVANGLRLLRR, encoded by the coding sequence ATGACCGACTGCTGCAACCAACCCTCCCACACGCCCGCCATTGCCGACCTTCCGGCCGCGCCCGTGCCCGCCGGCGCCACGCGCTTTCGCATCCCGGCGATGGACTGCGCCGTTGAAGAGGCCGACATCCGGCGCGTGCTGGCCGACGTGCCGGGCATCCGCTCGCTCAACTTTCAACTGGTGGCGCGCACGCTGACGATTGATGCGCAGGCCGAAGCCCTTGAGGCGGCGGTCAGCGCGATAGGCAAGGCGGGCTACAAGATGCAGCCGTTTGCCGACGCGGGGGCGGTCGGCGAAACCCATGGCGGGCACGACCATGACCACGGCGGCCTGCCCTCGGGCCTGCCGCGCCTGGCGGGCGCGCTGGTGCTGGCCGGGGTGGCCGAGGCGATCAGCTTTTTTGCTCCCGCCGGCCTGCCCTGGATGCTGGCCGGCATGGCGGTGGCGCTGGCCGCCATCTTCATGGCCGGCCTGGAGGTGTACCAGAAGGGCCTCACGGCCTTGTTCAGGCGCCGGCTCAACATCAATGCGCTGATGACGGTGGCCGTCACGGGCGCCTTCCTGATCGGCCAGTGGCCCGAGGCGGCCATGGTGATGGCGCTGTATTCCATCGCCGAGCTGATCGAGGCCATGGCGGTGGACCGCGCGCGCAATGCCATCAAGGGCCTGATGGCGCTGGCGCCTGAAGAAGCCGAGCTTCGCCAGCCGGACGGCCAATGGACCAGCGTGCCGCTCAATGACGTGCCGCTGGGCGCCACGGTGCGCGTGCGGCCCGGCGGGCGCATTCCGCTGGACGGCCTGGTCACGGCCGGCGCCAGCGCGGTCGATCAGGCGTCGGTCACCGGGGAAAGCCTGCCGGTGGACAAGGCGGCGGGCGACAGCGTGTTCGGCGGCACCATCAGCCAGACCGGCGAGCTGGAGCTGCGGGTCACGGCGGCCGCCAGCGACAGCACGCTGGCGCGCATCATCCACGCCGTCGAGCAGGCGCAAGGCGCGCGCGCGCCCACGCAGACCTTCATCGACCGCTTCGCCGCCATCTACACGCCGACAGTCTTCATGCTGGCGCTGGCCGTGGCCGTCCTGACGCCGCTGGCGCTCGACTGGACCTGGCTGGAGGCGCTGTACAAGGCGCTGGTGCTGCTGGTCATCGCCTGCCCGTGCGCGCTGGTGGTGTCCACGCCGGTCACGGTCGTCAGCGGCCTGACCACGGCGGCGCGGCGCGGCATTCTGATCAAGGGCGGCACCTACCTGGAAGACGCCCGCCGGCTGAAGGCCGTGGCGCTGGACAAGACCGGAACCATCACCCAGGGCAAGCCGGTGCTGGTGGCGTGGCAGGCATGGAACGGCGCGGACCAGGCTGAAGTCGGCCGCCTTGCGGCCACGCTGGCGGCGCGCTCCGACCATCCGGTGTCCAGCGCCATCGCGCAAGGGCTGCAGGCCGGCAACCCGCAAAGCGCCCTGCCGGCAGAGGTGGTCGAGATGCTTGAAGCGCTGTCGGGGCGGGGCGTTCAGGGCCAGATCGGTGGACAACCGTATGCGCTGGGCAACCACCGTCTGATGGAGGAGCGCCAGCAATGCTCGCCCGCGCTGGAAGCGGCGCTGGCCCTGCATGAGCAGCAGGGCCGCACGGTCACGCTGCTGGCCAGCGGGCAGGGCGTGCTGGGGATTTTCGCGGTGGCCGACACGATCAAGGAAAGCTCGCGCCAGGCGATTGCCGAGCTGAAGGCGCTGGGCGTGACGCCCGTCATGCTCAGCGGCGACAACGCCGCCACGGCCAGCGCGGTGGCGGCGCAGGCCGGCATCATTGACGTGCGCGGCAACCTGCTGCCCGAGGAAAAACTGGTCGCCATCCGGCAACTGCAAGGCCAGTACGGCGCGACCGGCATGATCGGCGACGGCATCAACGACGCGCCGGCGCTGGCGCAGGCCGACATCGGTTTTGCCATGGGCGGCGCGGGCACCGACATTGCCATCGAGGCGGCCGACGTGGTCATCATGAACGACAACCTGCGGCGCATCGCCGAGACGGTGCGCCTGTCGCGGCGCACGCATGCCGTGCTGTGGCAAAACATCGCGCTGGCCTTGGGCATCAAGGCGGTGTTTTTCGTGCTGGCTGTGTTCGGCAGCGCGACCATGTGGATGGCGGTGTTCGCCGACATGGGCGCCAGCCTGCTGGTGGTGGCCAACGGCCTGCGGCTGCTGCGCCGGTAA
- a CDS encoding MerR family transcriptional regulator — MPATRPLRLIGKAAALSGVSTANIRFYEAQGLLAPGPRSANGYRSYTDGDIHQLRFIRLCRAMDMSLDEVRTLLNLDLAEKADCAAANAALESHIAHVGERLAELQALQDDLVQLRDCCDGTGPQCKIMQALHDRAAHLPREEAKSRAHRHV, encoded by the coding sequence ATGCCCGCCACAAGACCCTTGCGCCTGATCGGGAAAGCCGCCGCCCTGAGCGGCGTCAGCACCGCCAACATCCGTTTCTACGAGGCCCAAGGCCTGCTGGCGCCCGGCCCGCGCTCGGCCAACGGCTACCGCAGCTACACCGACGGCGACATTCATCAGCTCCGCTTCATCCGCCTGTGCCGGGCCATGGACATGTCGCTCGATGAAGTCCGCACCCTGCTGAACCTGGACCTGGCTGAAAAGGCCGACTGCGCGGCGGCGAACGCCGCGCTCGAATCCCACATCGCGCATGTCGGCGAGCGCCTGGCCGAACTGCAGGCCCTGCAGGACGACCTGGTGCAACTGCGCGACTGCTGCGACGGCACCGGGCCGCAATGCAAAATCATGCAAGCCCTGCACGACCGCGCCGCGCACCTGCCGCGCGAAGAGGCCAAGTCGCGCGCGCACCGGCATGTGTGA
- the dkgB gene encoding 2,5-didehydrogluconate reductase DkgB, giving the protein MPAFGLGTFRLKDQVVIDSVSNAPELGYRAIDTAQIYGNEAEVGQAIAGSGIARDQLFIVTKLWTDHYASDQVIPSLKDSLAKLRTAYVDLTLIHWPSPARAVPLADTLGALMDARTHGLTKAIGVSNFNIALLQEAIDTVGAGNLATHQIELSPYLQNRKVAAFAKSHGIHTTSYMTLAYGKVLNDPVLLQIAAQHGATTAQVALAWAMQLGYAVIPSSTRRVNLQGNLKARQLKLTDADMALIATLDRGERLANPENLAPAWD; this is encoded by the coding sequence ATTCCCGCATTCGGCCTGGGCACCTTCCGCCTGAAAGACCAGGTTGTCATCGACTCGGTCAGCAACGCGCCGGAACTCGGCTACCGCGCCATCGACACGGCGCAAATCTACGGCAACGAGGCCGAGGTCGGCCAGGCCATCGCCGGCAGCGGCATCGCGCGCGACCAGCTTTTCATCGTCACCAAGCTATGGACCGACCACTACGCCAGCGACCAGGTGATTCCCAGCCTGAAGGACAGCCTGGCCAAGCTGCGCACCGCGTATGTGGACCTGACGCTGATCCACTGGCCGTCTCCGGCCCGGGCCGTGCCGCTGGCCGACACGCTGGGCGCGCTGATGGACGCCCGTACCCATGGCCTGACGAAGGCCATCGGCGTCTCCAACTTCAACATCGCGCTGCTGCAGGAAGCCATCGACACCGTCGGCGCCGGCAACCTCGCCACGCACCAGATCGAACTCAGCCCCTACCTGCAAAACCGCAAGGTGGCCGCGTTTGCCAAAAGCCACGGCATCCACACCACGTCCTACATGACGCTGGCCTACGGCAAGGTGCTCAACGACCCGGTGCTGCTGCAGATCGCCGCGCAGCATGGCGCGACCACCGCGCAGGTCGCGCTGGCCTGGGCGATGCAACTGGGTTATGCGGTGATTCCGTCGTCCACCCGGCGGGTCAACCTGCAAGGCAACCTCAAGGCGCGGCAGCTGAAGCTGACCGACGCCGACATGGCCCTGATCGCCACGCTGGACCGGGGCGAGCGCCTGGCCAATCCCGAGAACCTGGCGCCGGCCTGGGACTGA
- the tnpA gene encoding IS200/IS605 family transposase, whose product MDKIQDVRTGRHCVFAIHAHLVFVTKYRRGVFRQEHMAALERILRSVCEDFEASLIEFNGEADHVHLLINYPPKVALSSLVNSLKGVSSRLMRKEFGDFHPWLKRRGVLWSPSYFAASCGGAPISILRQYIQQQQAVPA is encoded by the coding sequence ATGGATAAAATACAAGACGTTCGCACCGGCAGACATTGCGTTTTTGCAATTCATGCACATTTGGTATTCGTGACGAAGTACCGCCGGGGTGTTTTCCGGCAGGAACATATGGCAGCCTTGGAGCGCATCTTGCGGTCGGTGTGCGAGGACTTCGAGGCCAGCCTGATTGAGTTCAACGGCGAGGCAGACCACGTACACCTGCTCATCAACTACCCGCCCAAGGTCGCACTGTCCAGCCTGGTGAACAGCCTGAAGGGGGTTTCCAGCCGACTGATGCGCAAAGAGTTCGGAGATTTCCACCCGTGGCTCAAGCGGCGAGGAGTGCTCTGGTCGCCAAGCTACTTTGCGGCATCGTGCGGCGGCGCCCCCATCAGCATCCTGCGCCAGTACATCCAGCAGCAGCAGGCCGTGCCGGCCTGA
- a CDS encoding MFS transporter, whose amino-acid sequence MPIALLALTISAFAIGTTEFVIVGLLPTVAADLQVSLPSAGLLVSLYALGVAIGAPVLTALTGKLPRKTLLLALMALFTLGNLLAWQAPGYNSLVAARILTGLAQGVFFSIGSTIATGLVPKEKAASAIAIMFTGLTVALVTGVPLGTFIGQHFGWRETFLAVSALGAIAFATSLLFIPRSIKHTPPASLAQQFKVLAQPRLLLVYATTAVGYGGSFIPFTFLAPILQQSGFGASAIGWVMLVYGVSVAAGNIWGGRLADRKGPIAALKIIFALLAAVLLVFNFTAPHPYLAVATVLLWGAVAFGNVPGLQVYVVRQAERHTPQAVDVASGLNIAAFNLGIAFAAWAGGLVVTHLGVMQTPWIGALVVLGALALTYWSGRLDDREGVPARIATPGAVPAN is encoded by the coding sequence ATGCCCATTGCCCTTCTGGCGCTGACCATCAGCGCCTTTGCCATCGGAACGACCGAGTTCGTCATCGTCGGCCTGCTGCCCACCGTGGCCGCCGACCTGCAGGTCAGCCTGCCGTCGGCCGGATTATTGGTCAGCCTTTACGCGCTGGGCGTGGCCATCGGCGCGCCGGTGCTGACCGCGCTGACCGGCAAGCTGCCGCGCAAGACGCTGCTGCTGGCGCTGATGGCGCTGTTCACGCTGGGCAACCTGCTGGCCTGGCAGGCGCCGGGCTACAACTCGCTGGTGGCCGCGCGCATTTTGACGGGCCTGGCGCAGGGCGTGTTCTTCTCGATTGGCTCGACCATCGCGACCGGCCTGGTGCCCAAGGAAAAGGCCGCCAGCGCGATTGCCATCATGTTCACCGGCCTCACCGTGGCGCTGGTCACCGGCGTTCCGCTGGGCACCTTCATCGGCCAGCATTTCGGCTGGCGCGAAACCTTCCTGGCTGTGTCGGCGCTGGGCGCCATCGCCTTCGCCACCAGCCTGCTGTTCATTCCGCGCAGCATCAAACACACGCCGCCGGCATCGCTGGCGCAGCAGTTCAAGGTGCTGGCCCAGCCGCGCCTGCTGCTGGTGTATGCGACCACGGCCGTCGGCTACGGCGGCTCCTTCATTCCCTTCACCTTCCTGGCGCCCATCCTGCAGCAGTCGGGCTTTGGCGCCAGCGCCATCGGCTGGGTGATGCTGGTGTACGGCGTCTCGGTTGCCGCCGGCAATATCTGGGGCGGCCGGCTGGCCGACCGCAAGGGGCCGATTGCCGCGCTGAAGATCATCTTTGCGCTGCTGGCTGCCGTGCTGCTGGTCTTCAACTTCACCGCGCCGCATCCTTATCTAGCGGTCGCCACCGTGCTGCTGTGGGGCGCCGTGGCTTTCGGCAACGTGCCCGGCCTGCAGGTTTACGTGGTGCGCCAGGCCGAGCGCCACACGCCGCAGGCGGTCGATGTCGCCTCGGGCCTGAACATCGCCGCCTTCAACCTCGGCATCGCCTTCGCGGCCTGGGCCGGCGGGCTGGTCGTGACGCACCTGGGCGTGATGCAGACGCCGTGGATTGGCGCCTTGGTGGTGCTGGGCGCGCTGGCACTGACTTACTGGAGCGGCCGGCTTGATGACCGGGAAGGCGTGCCGGCCCGTATCGCAACCCCAGGCGCAGTGCCCGCCAACTGA
- a CDS encoding LysR substrate-binding domain-containing protein, producing the protein MQTTIEELLAFRTVVDSGTITAAADQLGQTVSGISRALGRLEKKLGTTLLRRTTRRLELTEEGQTFLLRTRAILDALDAAEEELAARRQAPAGLLRVNAAAPFMLHAIVPLVPEFSRLFPRISLELNTDDLNVDLLAQRTDIAIRIGELRDSTLHARPLGASRLRVLASPAYLAAHGRPKRVADLASHARIGNSQLASLNQWPLRGPHGDSYAAAPTLSASSGETMRHLALAGMGVVCLADFMTETDRQRGDLVQLLAQDTVESRQPVNAVYYRNTALSSRITAFLDFIAARMPS; encoded by the coding sequence ATGCAGACCACCATCGAAGAACTCCTGGCCTTTCGCACCGTGGTGGACAGTGGCACCATCACCGCCGCCGCCGACCAGCTGGGGCAAACCGTCTCGGGCATCAGCCGGGCGCTGGGCCGGCTGGAGAAAAAGCTCGGCACCACGCTGCTGCGCCGCACGACGCGGCGGCTGGAGCTGACCGAGGAAGGCCAAACATTCCTGCTGCGCACCCGCGCCATCCTCGACGCGCTGGACGCGGCCGAGGAAGAACTGGCGGCGCGCCGGCAGGCGCCTGCCGGCCTGCTGCGCGTGAATGCCGCCGCGCCCTTCATGCTGCACGCCATCGTGCCGCTGGTGCCCGAGTTCAGCCGGCTGTTTCCCAGGATCAGCCTGGAGCTGAACACCGACGACCTCAACGTGGACCTGCTGGCGCAACGCACCGACATCGCCATCCGCATTGGCGAGCTGCGCGACTCCACGCTGCATGCCCGGCCGCTGGGCGCCAGCCGGCTGCGCGTGCTGGCCAGCCCGGCCTACCTGGCGGCGCACGGCCGGCCCAAGCGCGTGGCCGATCTGGCAAGCCACGCGCGCATCGGCAACAGCCAGCTGGCGTCCCTCAACCAGTGGCCGCTGCGCGGGCCGCACGGCGACAGCTATGCCGCCGCGCCGACCCTCAGCGCCTCCAGCGGCGAAACCATGCGCCACCTGGCGCTGGCCGGCATGGGCGTGGTCTGCCTGGCCGACTTCATGACCGAAACCGACCGCCAGCGCGGCGACCTGGTGCAGTTGCTGGCGCAGGACACGGTCGAGAGCCGGCAGCCGGTCAACGCCGTGTACTACCGCAACACCGCGCTGTCGTCGCGCATCACGGCGTTTCTGGATTTCATCGCGGCGCGGATGCCGTCTTGA
- a CDS encoding DUF3616 domain-containing protein — protein MHTTHFPLRLLQLTLLACALALSAGAGAQPAQSAQPAPPAIQPDSGPWRSGNGFAFALGKKDLKHTRQSVSGMACNLDAQHQRICLMAFDEGAQARYAYVADQTLIPDAQPVALRAGSGEIDAEGAATDGRYFYVTGSHSAKRGDCASNPDSRHVLRLRLDPATGRAVRPAGSTQGAPADYADSGRLWSIMQAQPALAPYVGERKCLGSEPPDEAPRLAGQQGVNIEGLAVQGGRLYFGFRGPVLQDTALVLAVDADALFDAQAARDPKATVTRLALGRHRGIRDMVAVKTGFLLLAGPDDSRANQDAGWAVAWWDGKTAAAGSVVQPRVLAALDLSGVNLRKCDKELKPEAMTVLEETPAAYKLLVLSDGLCDGGPLAFTVAR, from the coding sequence ATGCACACGACACATTTCCCCTTGCGGCTGCTTCAGCTGACGCTACTGGCTTGCGCCCTGGCCTTGAGCGCCGGCGCAGGCGCACAACCTGCGCAATCGGCGCAACCCGCGCCACCCGCCATCCAGCCCGACAGCGGCCCCTGGCGCAGCGGCAACGGGTTTGCCTTCGCCCTGGGCAAGAAAGACCTGAAACACACCCGCCAGTCCGTCAGCGGCATGGCCTGCAACCTTGACGCGCAGCACCAGCGCATCTGCCTGATGGCGTTTGACGAAGGCGCGCAGGCGCGCTACGCCTACGTGGCCGACCAAACCTTGATCCCCGACGCCCAGCCCGTGGCGCTGCGCGCGGGCAGCGGCGAAATCGACGCCGAAGGCGCGGCCACCGACGGGCGTTATTTCTACGTCACCGGCTCGCATTCGGCCAAGCGCGGCGACTGCGCCAGCAACCCCGACAGCCGCCATGTGCTGCGCCTGCGGCTGGACCCGGCCACCGGCCGCGCCGTGCGCCCTGCCGGCAGCACCCAGGGCGCGCCGGCCGACTACGCCGACAGCGGCCGGCTCTGGTCCATCATGCAGGCGCAGCCCGCGCTCGCACCGTATGTGGGCGAGCGCAAATGCCTGGGCTCCGAGCCGCCTGACGAAGCGCCCCGGCTGGCCGGCCAGCAGGGCGTGAACATCGAAGGGCTGGCGGTGCAGGGCGGGCGGCTGTACTTCGGCTTTCGCGGCCCGGTGCTCCAGGACACGGCGCTGGTGCTGGCCGTCGATGCCGACGCGCTGTTCGACGCGCAGGCCGCGCGCGACCCCAAAGCCACGGTGACGCGCCTGGCGCTGGGCCGCCACCGGGGCATTCGCGACATGGTCGCTGTCAAGACCGGCTTCTTGCTGCTGGCCGGCCCCGACGACAGCCGCGCCAACCAGGACGCGGGCTGGGCGGTGGCGTGGTGGGACGGCAAAACCGCCGCCGCAGGCAGCGTGGTGCAGCCCAGGGTTCTGGCGGCGCTGGACCTGAGCGGCGTCAATTTGCGCAAGTGCGACAAGGAACT